In a single window of the Nicotiana tomentosiformis chromosome 10, ASM39032v3, whole genome shotgun sequence genome:
- the LOC104117334 gene encoding uncharacterized protein: MQRDTTLQISKYKPTHTWKEWNYENRTITSSFIARKYLKEIKSNNSWSLLEFRDRVSLDLRAKVTLSQAKRAKMKVIALIDGDIKDQYKMIWDYCIEIDRTNRGSTIHMKFTDNEVPNKPYRFQRIYICFVAYKKGYKAGCRKIIGVDGCWLKGPMYGTQLLSAVGIDGNNNIFPIAYAIAEKESRETWVWFLNYLAVDLDIDESGWTFMSDKQKVFWAAAKAATVEEFDACMCTDDRTTAGEYIPQKSNKWNYEIIGATIRDNWAVDLKNRTYSYRKWSIMGISCKHAIASIWAKKDDILDYVDDCYKVLLSVSLVLLLCCFSIFGDVVLLMNCSFMWYYSAVFSSAHISNDVVTVLLFFFGVGVVLLCCAV; encoded by the exons ATGCAAAGGGACACGACGCTTCAGATTAGCAAGTACAAACCTACACATACTTGGAAGGAGTGGAATTATGAAAATAGAACAATAACATCATCCTTCATTGCaagaaaatatctcaaagaaaTTAAATCAAACAACAGTTGGAGCTTACTTGAGTTCAGAGATAGGGTGAGTTTAGATCTACGAGCTAAAGTGACTTTATCTCAAGCCAAAAGAGCTAAGATGAAAGTTATTGCGTTAATTGATGGTGATATTAAGGATCAATACAAAATGATATGGGATTATTGCATTGAAATTGATAGAACAAATCGAGGCAGTACAATTCACATGAAGTTTACTGATAATGAGGTGCCAAACAAGCCATATAGATTTCAGAGAATATACATCTGTTTTGTTGCTTATAAGAAAGGTTACAAGGCTGGATGTAGAAAGATAATAGGTGTTGACGGTTGTTGGTTGAAAGGTCCAATGTATGGGACACAATTATTATCTGCAGTCGGAATTGATGGTAATAATAACATATTTCCCATTGCCTACGCGATTGCTGAGAAAGAAAGTAGAGAGACATGGGTGTGGTTTTTGAACTATTTGGCAGTTGATTTAGATATAGATGAGAGTGGTTGGACCTTTATGTCTGACAAACAAAAAG tattttgggCTGCTGCAAAGGCTGCTACTGTGGAAGAATTTGATGCTTGCATGTGTACGGATGATAGA ACTACAGCCGGTGAATATATCCCTCAAAAATCTAATAAGTGGAATTATGAGATTATAGGAGCTACTATTCGTGACAATTGGGCAGTTGATTTGAAGAATCGAACATACAGCTATAGAAAATGGAGTATCATGGGAATTTCTTGCAAGCATGCTATTGCATCAATTTGGGCTAAGAAGGATGACATTCTTGACTACGTGGATGACTGCTACAAG GTTTTGCTATCAGTTTCTTTGGTGCTGCTACTATGTTGCTTTTCGATATTTGGTGATGTAGTACTGCTAATGAATTGTAGTTTCATGTGGTACTATTCTGCTGTATTTTCAAGTGCTCATATTTCAAATGACGTTGTTACTGTTCTGCTTTTCTTTTTTGGTGTTGGGGTGGTGCTACTGTGCTGCGCTGTTTGA